In Penaeus monodon isolate SGIC_2016 chromosome 15, NSTDA_Pmon_1, whole genome shotgun sequence, a genomic segment contains:
- the LOC119581927 gene encoding vegetative cell wall protein gp1-like (The sequence of the model RefSeq protein was modified relative to this genomic sequence to represent the inferred CDS: added 46 bases not found in genome assembly), whose product MAAPPPSPEHTPPPSPSASPSSSDEVTSRAMPSSSPGSQSPSSTSAFSPAEASAPSPAPSPSAAASTEPTSTTLSNSFNLPVASSRGAEGDAADASPSSSKAGLDSPPYAEMSSSSTQAAFEVSSSNLGLDAPSFCDIPHNSTPGASGTSGPCPADSSEAAFVSGHSRRGSGTPPSSSRWSLESSSVTSESFVSRSSWSPTGLHMEAGRVEQTVSSEWSSQSRNGYLETEVSSTGPPDCAKAASDSFPEWPSRHACGGQAEPAASTSSWPHDPVNSTGDEAAARTSWGQSAAPQGSGSASCVWRCDSQNSVAESPASAPAWCHPSSTSAALPSSSQHHAPGPANASTADNSSHALTWRSRAASAPLSLTRVTPTAPPPRPPTPPRPSTPPTSRHRAHVPSPTAPRRSLSPSRLSARARRSVSPPLHHHARAQPPTPPRRSVSPVSLQPGHAQPPSPTVRSRLSPRPRSARTPSPRPPLPPTSTPEPPPAPAAAQHSPRPHLAKMRGR is encoded by the exons ATGGCAGCTCCTCCGCCCTCACCCGAGCACACGCCTCCCCCGTCGCCGTCAGCGTCCCCTTCGTCGTCAGATGAAGTCACCTCCCGCGCGATGCCGTCCAGCTCCCCGGGGTCGCAGTCTCCCTCGTCGACCTCCGCCTTCTCGCCCGCGGAGGCGTCGGCTCCCTCGCCGGCTCCCTCGCCCTCCGCTGCGGCGTCGACAGAACCCACCTCGACGACCTTGTCAAATAGCTTTAACCTCCCTGTGGCCTCCAGCCGTGGCGCTGAAGGGGACGCAGCAGACGCGTCTCCAAGTTCCTCCAAAGCGGGCTTGGACTCCCCTCCTTACGCTGAAATGTCCAGTTCCTCCACCCAAGCTGCCTTCGAAGTGTCCAGTTCTAACCTGGGCCTCGATGCGCCCTCCTTCTGTGATATACCTCATAACTCGACGCCCGGCGCCAGCGGGACGAGCGGGCCGTGCCCTGCTGACTCGTCGGAAGCGGCCTTCGTGTCTGGCCACTCCAGACGAGGGTCCGGGACGCCGCCCTCCTCTTCCAGATGGTCCTTGGAGTCCTCCAGTGTAACCAGCGAATCCTTCGTATCCAGATCAAGCTGGTCTCCAACAGGCTTGCATATGGAAGCGGGTCGTGTGGAGCAAACTGTGTCATCAGAGTGGTCGTCCCAGTCAAGAAATGGTTATTTAGAGACCGAAGTAAGCTCCACGGGGCCCCCGGACTGTGCCAAAGCAGCCTCAGATTCTTTCCCAGAATGGCCTTCAAGGCACGCCTGCGGCGGCCAGGCTGAGCCGGCTGCGTCCACGTCGTCCTGGCCGCACGACCCCGTGAACTCCACCGGCGACGAGGCCGCAGCGAGAACCTCGTGGGGCCAGAGCGCGGCCCCCCAGGGCTCCGGTAGCGCCTCGTGCGTGTGGCGATGCGATTCTCAGAACTCGGTCGCGGAGTCGCCCGCTTCGGCGCCGGCGTGGTGCCACCCGTCCTCCACCTCCGCCGCCCTTCCGTCGTCCTCGCAGCACCACGCCCCCGGCCCTGCGAACGCCTCCACAGCAGACAACAGTTCCCACGCTCTCACATGGCGGTCGAGAGCGGCGTCGGCGCCTCTAAGCTTGACGCGTGTGACCCCGACGGCGCCACCTCCCAGGCCACCCACGCCACCACGTCCGTCTACGCCGCCCACATCCCGACACCGCGCCCACGTTCCTTCCCCAACCGCTCCTCGACGTTCGCTGTCCCCGTCGCGCCTGTCTGCGCGTGCTCGGAGATCCGTGTCTCCGCCACTCCACCATCACGCCCGCGCCCAGCCGCCCACTCCCCCGCGACGGTCCGTTTCGCCCGTGTCGCTGCAGCCGGGACACGCGCAGCCCCCGTCGCCGACAGTGCGGTCCCGACTCAGTCCCAGACCCAG GTCAGCCCGGACCCCCAGCccgcgtccccccctccccccgacctctACGCCTG CCTCGCCAAAATGAGGGGGCGCTGA